In one window of Oryzias melastigma strain HK-1 linkage group LG5, ASM292280v2, whole genome shotgun sequence DNA:
- the osgn1 gene encoding oxidative stress induced growth inhibitor 1: protein MCGRTDAERPAAAAAFTHRQRPARFFRRRNADRAPPHFRTMELHDKELQAGETLPVVIIGNGPSGICLSYLLSGHTPYLLPNSWHPNPLLHSKLGEQPHLSLLEQDLEYLCEGLEGRSSNPVAVLFDSLLLPDSDFGLEHTSPLEWRYEPERAVPHLVLGKGPPGGAWHAMEGSMLTLSLANWMELPGLKLKDWMRDKRRNLRNDRATPAEIASYYQHYVSQMSLEQNFACGTTVTLVTRQPDSGDGAPPCWRVSGLQRREGEVLGDGTSVSEEVPFSLLAHNVVLATGTHDIPARLGVDGESLPFVCHSFWELEAAICRGELDQSSDPVLIVGAGLTAADAVLAAHHLGTPVYHVFRRSVTDPALIFNQLPKLLYPEYHKVHQMMTQQQHRPPSLHEDAQNPPSSSSSSTASSSYSGYLSFPRHKVLRFQPDRKCVLESDSGLRSVVQVSKVLVLIGAHPNLSFLDDRGRSLSIDPAEPVSCRRNPIDVDPFTNRVVAAGGPGMYAMGPLVGENFVRFLKGGALAIASDLAKGQGEARDGGEAVLPRRKWLETSALV from the exons ATGTGCGGAAGAACAGACGCCGAGAGGCCCGCCGCCGCCGCGGCGTTCACGCACCGACAGAGACCCGCACGCTTcttccggaggaggaacgcagACAGAGCGCCGCCGCATTTCC GCACAATGGAGCTTCACGACAAAGAACTTCAGGCCGGGGAGACTCTGCCGGTGGTGATTATCG GTAACGGCCCTTCAGGGATCTGTCTGTCATACCTGCTGTCAGGCCACACCCCCTACCTGTTGCCCAACTCATGGCATCCGAACCCTCTGCTGCACAGCAAGCTGGGGGAGCAGCCTCACCTGTCGCTGCTGGAGCAG GACCTGGAGTACCTGTGCGAGGGGCTGGAGGGGCGGTCGTCCAACCCCGTGGCGGTGCTGTTCGACTCCCTGCTGCTGCCCGACAGTGACTTTGGTTTGGAGCACACGTCTCCGCTGGAATGGCGATACGAGCCGGAGCGCGCCGTTCCTCACCTGGTGCTGGGAAAGGGCCCGCCAGGAGGGGCGTGGCAT GCGATGGAGGGGTCCATGCTCACGCTCAGCCTGGCCAACTGGATGGAGCTGCCTGGACTCAAACTGAAGGACTGGATGAGAGACAAGCGCAG GAACCTGAGGAACGACCGGGCCACGCCGGCAGAGATCGCCTCCTATTACCAGCATTACGTGTCTCAGATGTCCTTGGAGCAGAACTTTGCATGTGGGACCACGGTTACCTTGGTAACCAGGCAGCCTGACAGCGGGGATGGTGCGCCGCCGTGCTGGAGGGTGTCAGGACTGCAGCGGAGGGAGGGAGAGGTGCTGGGAG ACGGGACGTCGGTTTCAGAGGAGGTGCCCTTCTCTCTGCTGGCCCACAACGTGGTTCTGGCGACGGGAACTCATGACATCCCGGCTCGGCTGGGCGTGGATGGGGAGTCGCTGCCTTTCGTCTGCCACTCCTTCTGGGAGCTGGAGGCGGCCATCTGTCGCGGGGAGCTTGACCAATCCTCGGACCCCGTGCTGAtcgtgggggcggggctaacggCGGCAGACGCGGTGCTGGCCGCCCATCACCTCGGCACGCCGGTCTACCATGTGTTCAGGCGCTCAGTCACGGACCCCGCCCTCATCTTCAACCAGCTGCCCAAACTGCTGTACCCGGAGTACCACAAG GTTCACCAGATGATGACTCAGCAGCAGCACCGACCGCCTTCGCTCCACGAGGATGCTCAGAACCCCCCCTCCAGCTCTTCATCCTCCACTGCCTCCTCCTCCTATTCCGGTTACCTCAGCTTCCCGCGCCACAAGGTGCTTCGGTTCCAGCCCGACCGCAAGTGCGTTCTGGAGTCGGACTCCGGGTTGCGCTCTGTAGTTCAGGTGTCCAAGGTGCTGGTTCTGATCGGCGCCCACCCCAACCTGTCCTTCCTGGATGACCGAGGACGCTCCCTGAGCATCGACCCCGCCGAGCCCGTCTCCTGCCGGAGGAACCCCATCGACGTGGACCCCTTCACAAACAGGGTGGTCGCCGCGGGGGGGCCGGGTATGTACGCCATGGGCCCGTTAGTGGGTGAGAA